The window CCCATCAGATCATCGGCAATACAGACCAATTTGATATGATGAAGGGAGATATGAATGGAAAACTGAATATTTATTCATTAAAATCAGACCTTACCAAAAATTTCAAAAACGAATGGAAGCTTGAAAGCGGAATTAAGACCAGCTTTGTAAAAACAGATAATGACATGAAATTCTTTGATGTTGATAATGGTATTTTAAAACCTGATCTTAGGAAAACCAATCATTTCATTTATGAGGAAAACATCAATGCTATTTATGGAAACGTTTCTAAAAAATGGGATAAATTTAAAGCTACAGCTGGTTTAAGGCTTGAAAACACCAATGTAAAAGGAACACAGCTTGCTACTAATCAGGTGAACAAACGAAACTATACTCAATTGTTCCCTAGTGCTGTATTATCTTATGATTTGACAGAGAAAAGCAATCTGGAAGTGAATCTTAGCAGAAGAATTACGAGACCTAGTTACAACCAGTTGAATCCCTTCAAACTCTATCTTGATCCCACAACCATGAGAGCAGGAAACCAGGACCTGAATCCGCAGACGACAATGAATTATGAACTTACTTACAGTCTCAGCAATAAATATTTTGCGACATTAAGCTACAGCAGAACTTCAGATAATATTACAGATATTCTGAAACCCATTTCTGAAGATGGCCAAAATGTAACAGTACAGACTTTTGAGAATCTGAACTCAGTATCCTATTACGGATTATACCTGATTGCTCCTGTGAAAGTAACCAAATGGTGGGATATGAACAACAGCGCCAACTTTTATTACGGTTCCTACACCGGAAATGTTTCCGGAACACAGATCAACAACAAAGGAAACTTTACATTTAATATCAACAGCATCAACTCCTTCAAATTAGGAAACGGATTCACGGCAGAATTAACCGGAAATTATAAAGCTAAAGAAGTATATGCTTATCTGAACGTAAGCCCTAATTGGTACTTAAATATCGGTGCCCAGAAGAAGTTTAAAAACAACAGTACCCTGAAATTCTCCTTTACAGATGTATTCTTTACAAGCAATATAAAAGGGCAAACAGTTTATAATGATTATCTCGAAAACTTTGCCGTGAAAAGAGATACCCGTGTGGTAACACTTTCCTACACTTACAATTTTGGTTCTTCTAAAAATGGACAACCTAGAAAAACAGGAGGAGCAGATGATCTTAAGCAGAGAGCGGGAAGCTAAATTCTGTTCAGCTGTTGGAAAAATGCGAAGACGCAAGGAATTTTATACCCTTACTTTGTTTTTAAGTCGCAAGAATTTTATCTGTGATAAAATTGAATGCTACAGATCTCTCACTGATTTTGCAGGTGACTCAGATGGTGATAGGTGTATACAAAATCTATATTTTAATCGCCACGAATGCCTTTAGATTTGCAAAAGGCATTCGTAGCAAAATAAAACAGCATCCTTGCTGAGAATCTTTGATTCTCTTGCGTCTTAAAAACAGCATTCTATTTAAAAACTTTGCGCCTTTGCGTTTTCCAACAAAAAAACCTATTTAAAACAAGAAATCCCTCAAAATTGAGGGATTTCTTTATATTTAAGAATGATTCTTAAGCTTCAGTAGAAGGAGTCTGATCTTCAGCTGGTTTTTCAGCTTGTGGTCTTTGTCCTTCTGGTCTTCTCTGCCCATCCGGTCTTCTTTGTCCGTCTGGTCTACCTTGACCTTCTGGTCTCCCTTGTCCTTCTGGTCTTTCAGGTCTTGGAGGTCTTGGTAAAAGAACTTTACGTGAAAGCTTCATTTTCTTACGATCATCGTAACCCATAAATTTAACTTCTACTTCATCACCTTCAGCATAAGGAACTTTGTCTAAACGAGCCCATTCAATTTCAGAAATGTGAAGAAGACCTTCTGTTCCTTTAGCAATAGCAACGAAAGCTCCGAAGTCCATTACTTTCACTACTTTACCTTTGTAAACTTCACCTACAACCGGTACGAAAGTAATTTCATTGATCTTCGCAATAGCAGCATTGATTTTCTCTCTGTCTGTTCCTGCAATTTCGATACGTCCGATTTCTCCGATTTCTTCAATCGCAATAACCGTATCAGTATCTTTTTGTAATTGTTGGATAATTTTTCCACCAGGTCCTATAACAGCACCAATGAAGTCTTTAGCGATCTCCATTACTACCATCTTCGGTGCGTGAGGTTTCACGTCTGTTCTAGGTGCAGCAATTGTTTCAGTGATTTTATTTAGGATGTGTAATCTTCCGTCTTTAGCCTGCATCAAAGCTTTCTCCATGATATCCATAGAAAGTCCTTGAATTTTGATATCCATCTGACAAGCAGTGATACCATCTGCAGTACCTGTTACTTTAAAGTCCATATCTCCAAGGTGATCTTCGTCTCCCAAGATATCAGAAAGTACAGTGAATTTACCTGACTTTGTATCAGTAATTAATCCCATTGCAATACCAGAAACCGGTTTTGTAATCTGAACCCCCGCATCCATTAGTGCTAATGTTCCTGCACAAACAGTTGCCATTGAAGATGAACCGTTAGATTCAAGGATGTCAGAAACGATTCTGATGGTGTATGGATTTTCTGCTGGAATAACAGCTGTTAAAGCTCTCTGTGCTAAGTTTCCGTGTCCTACTTCTCTTCTTGAAGTTCCTCTTAAAGGTCTTGCTTCACCTGTAGAGAATGGAGGGAAGTTATAGTGTAGGAAGAATCTTTCGTCGTGCTGCGTAATTACGCTGTCGATCATGTTGGCATCCTTTACAGAACCTAAAGTTACAGCAGTTAAAGACTGAGTCTCTCCTCTGGTGAAGATTGCTGAACCGTGAGCTCCCGGAAGGTAATCGATTTCTGACCAGATCGGACGGATCGTTTGCGGATCACGACCATCTAGACGGATATTGTCTTCAAGGATCATCTGACGCATAGCTTCTTTCTCTACGTCATGGTAATATACTTTAACGAAAGGAGTTACTCTTGCCAATTCTTCTTCGTTTTCAGCATACTGTGCTAAGAATTCTTCACGAATTGCTTTGAATTTATCTCCTCTTTCTTCTTTATTAGATGGAGTCTTTGCTACTTCATATACTTTGTCATAGCACTCTTTCCATACTTTTTCACGAATTTCCTCATCGTGGTCTTCGTGGCTGTATTCTCTCTTAGGGAAAGCTTTTCCTACTTTTTCAGCTAATCTTTCCTGAGCTTCGATCTGCTTTTTGATCTCTGCATGAGCGAAATTGATAGCTTCAAGCATTTCCTGCTCAGAAATCTCTTTCATTTCACCTTCTACCATTACGATGGAGTCTTTTGTAGCTCCCACCATAATATCGATATCAGATTTTAATAGGTTTTCATAGCTTGGGTTAACGGCTAATTGTCCGTCAATTCTTACTACTCTTGCTTCAGACATTGGTCCGTTGAAAGGAATATCTGTAATTGCAATAGCTGCAGAAGCTGCCAAACCTGCTAAAGCTTCAGGCATTACTTCTTTATCGTAAGAAATTAATGAGATCATCACCTGTACTTCCGCGTGGAAATCTTCAGGGAAAAGAGGACGCAATACTCTGTCCACCAATCTCATTGTAAGCACTTCATCATCAGATGGTTTTGCTTCTCTACGGAAGAAATTTCCAGGAATTCTTCCACCTGCATAAAACTTTTCTCTATAATCTACTGTTAATGGTAAAAAGTCTACACCAGGATTTGCTTCTTTGTTGGCTACAACAGTTGCTAATAGCATTGTTCCACCACATTTCACCACTACAGATCCGTCAGCCTGCTTAGCCAGCTTTCCCGTTTCAATAGTGATTTCCCTTCCGTCTACAAGGGTAATCGTTTCTGTAAACGCTTGAGGTATACTCATATAATTTGCTTCTTTATACTCCGTATTGAGTATGATTAATATTTAAACTCTTTAAATTTTCGTTTGCAAAGGTACTATATAATAATGATATATTAAATTTTTCAATTGCATAAATAGACTGTCAAATTACAAAAATTTGGCTTTCAGTTTTATGAAAGTCTCAAAAATTAACATTAATCATTCAAACACATTTATTATTTATCAAAACAACACCCATTTTTTCACGATATTGTATTGGAAAAACCCTGCTGTTTTTGTATTATTGTCTCAAAAAATGAAAATAATAGTGTACGATGATGAAAAGTATACATTTCATTATAAAAACCATTAAAATAATTGCAAAACCATAGGCTGATCCCTATATTTGCCCTACTTCACCAAATACAATGCTGTAGGCAAAAAGCGAAGGAAGATTTCTTCCTTACACAATAAATAAATGTTTATGAATAATAAAGAAGTACCATCTCAAAGCAGGAATTATACGGTTCCATTGATTACCATCACCCTGCTGTTTTTTATGTGGGGATTCATTACCTGTATGAATGACATCCTGATTCCTTACCTGAAACAACTATTCAATCTCACCTTTTTCGAGTCTATGCTGGTACAGTTCTGCTTCTTTGGAGCTTACTTTATCGGATCTTTGATTTATTTTCTGATCTCTATTTCTCAAGGGGATCCCATTAATAAAGTTGGATACAAAAAGGAATTCTTTTCGGAATCGGTTTAGCGGCATTAGGCTGCATCCTGTTTTATCCGGCCGCAACATTCTCTTATTATCCTTTATTCCTCGGAGCATTATTTATTTTGGGATTAGGATTCACCGTGTTACAAATTACGGCCAATGCATACGTTTCTTTGCTTGGTTCAGAAGATTCTGCATCCAGCCGTTTAAATATGACCCAAGCTTTCAATGCTTTCGGAACAACGATTGCACCTGTCTTGGGAGGACATTTAATTTTCGAACTGTTTTCTGAGCCGGATGGAACCTTCAGTGCAGTTGCTACCAGAATACCTTATTTAATCTTCGCTGCCATTCTTTTATTGGTAGGGTTATTAATTTCAAGGGTAAAACTCCCTTCCTTTCAAATGGAAACAGAAGAAACCGTACAGGGTTGGGGTGCATTGAAATTCAACCACTTAAAATTCGGAGTTTTTGCGATGTTTTGCTACGTAGGTGGCGAAGTGGCGGTAGGAAGTTTCATTATCAGTTTCCTTGAAGAAACTATGAAATTCAATGAAGCGATCAGTAAAAATTACCTTTCCTTATATTGGGGTGGAGCAATGATCGGGCGTTTCTTAGGAGCAATTTCGTTAAATCATTCTATTAGCCAGGCTAAAAAAGCAATATTTATGCTGGGTGCCGCAGCGTTAGTATTCCTTGTGATCTTCAGTATTGTAAACCTTAGCTTTGAGCAAATCAGCTTCTTCTTAGTATTTATATTACTCAATTTTGCTGCATTTTTTGTGGGCAAAGCTGCCCCGGCAAGAACCCTTTCCATCTTTGCGGCTATCAATGTCATTTTATTGATCTCTACCATGGTTAACCACGGCGAAATGGCGATGTACAGTGTTTTAGGAATCGGAATTTTTAATTCTATTATGTTCTCAAACATTTATACTCTGGCAATTTCAGGATTAGGAAAGTATACAAGTCAAGGTTCATCCTTAGTTGTTATGGCGATTTTGGGCGGAGCAATTGTTCCTATTTTCCAGGGACTTTTAGCAGATCAGTTTGGAGTACAGCATTCATTTATCATTCCTGTTTTCTGCTATCTGATCATTCTAATTTTCGGAGCCTACTGCACAAAATACCTTGGGCACGTAGAAAGCGCTGAAGCGAAATCAGGACATTAATACGATATAAAAATATAATTTTAAAATAGGCTGCTTCAAAAAATGAAGCAGCCTATTTTTTCAGCCTATTTTCTATGTAGATAACCAATTTATTTTTAAACTACTTAGTCGCATAGATTAAAATCATTATTGTATTTGTAGCAATTAAAAAGTTATTCTAAAAATCTACGTCATCTGCAAAATCTGCAAGAGAATAATCTATCCATAATCAATTGTATCAAAGATAAAATCCTTACGCTTTAGAACAGAAAGCCTATAAAATCTTAGTGATCTAGTGTTTCCCAACATTATTATTTTGCCAACAACACACAAATTTATTGTATTATACAACAATATTTTATCTTTCAAAACTCTAAGCATGTAACATTGTTTTCAAAATACCGACTTACTTTACAGAATATTAAAACTTTCAATCCTGATGAAAACTCAATTAAAACTTGAATACGCAGCCTTTTTAATCCTCGGAGTTTTCGCATTTGCCCAAACAGAATATTCCTGGTGGTGGTTTTCTGCTTTATTTCTTGCGCCTGATCTTTCTATGCTGGGTTATACTATCAATAATAAAATAGGTGCATTTTGTTATAATCTATTTCATCATTTTGGAGTAGCTATTATTGTTTATCTTCTCGGAATAACCTTATCACTACCCTATTTACAAATGATTGGAGCCATTTTGTTATCTCATTCAGCTTTTGATAGAATATTAGGATATGGATTGAAATATCCTGATAGTTTTCAGAATACGCATTTAGGTAAGATTGGGAAAAACAAAGAATAATTGATTATCCCCACCAAAACTGATTTAGATAATAATATTCATGCTGATGTTCTATGACAAAACAATTATTGTAAAAGGTTTTATAAGAAAAAATACGAGTGATATCGTAGATAAAAAGAGCGTCTATTAAAGCAAAAAGTGTATTAGAAAATCCTTTGGAGTTTTCTGTATTCGCCTCAGTATCGTGTAAATATCTTTCTATAAAATTTTTCAAAAGCTGTTTATATTCTATGACGTTCAGTTCTTCAATACTATCATTGATCTCCAGCTCAATTTCCGAAATAGCTTTTCCTTTATAGAACTCAAAACTTTCAAAATAGTTTCCACCAATAAATTTTCTTCCCATATAAGGGTTTACAGCCATCAGAAACCCTTCAATAAGATTCATCTTATAATCTTCATTAAAAACTCTATTTCTATAAGCATCTGGAATTTCATAATTATATTCTTCGAAATATCTGAAAGCTTTACTTGCCAGCCAAACAGTACGGGTACTGATAATATGTCCTTGCTTCAACTCTATCCGATTCATTAAAAGCTCATTAACATAAAATTCACGTCCATACCAAAGATCATTTCTCTGAACCATATCAGACATATCATCATCTGTAATTTCCACATGAGTATCTTTCACACTCACCTCCTGTAGATTCTCGTTAAAAAAAACGTATGTATACCCTCCTTCAAGGTCTGCCTCTTTAGCAACTACTCTATATTCATCCTGAAACAGGTTTGTTTTTAATGCACTCTCTTTATTTTTGAATCGTATTTTCATAGTATGTTTTTTTATATTATTTCCTTTGAAGCTCTTGTTTTTGATAGTGCAAAGTAAAAAAACAAATACGCAACCTTGTTGCGCAGAAAATATAATATGTTTTTTTATTCCTAAGTTTATATTTCGACTTTATCTCGGATGATATACAACAAAAAAAGCAACCTCTTTCGAAGTTGCTTTATTTTGAAAATCTTTATAGATTATTTTCTTAGTCCTAATGCAGCAATAATTGCTCTATATCTTGCGATATCTTTTTTCTTAAGGTAATCTAGTAAACTTTTTCTCTTACCTACTAATTTCACTAGAGATCTCTCTGTGTTGAAATCGTGACGGTTAGCCTTTAAGTGCTGAGATAAGTGATTAATTCTGAAAGTGAAAAGAGCGATTTGTCCTTCTGCGCTTCCTGTGTCCTGTGCAGATTTCCCGTGTTGTGCGAAAATTTCCTGCTTTTTGTCTGTTGTTAAGTACATTCCAATATTGTTTAATGATTATTATGTAACGGGTGCAAAATTACGACTATTTTTTGAATCTGCAAACATTATTGATTTCATAAATCAAATTTGATAGAAAAAAATGTTAAAAATTTCTTAATAAATTTTACACAATTCGACGAAAAGGCAGTAATTTTGCATTCGAATTACAAATGAGAAAATTTATATTCTTTACAGCAGTTACTACTTTTTTATTCATTGGCTTTACCTCAGTAAAGGCACAGAAAAATGCTGATGACAAAATAAAGAAAGTTCTATACTTCAATCCTGAGGTAGAGCCTGATATTGATGAAATAAAAGAGCCTACCAATAACGCCTTCTTTGATGTTGTCTCTGATAACTTCAGCAGCAGAAGAAATAAAATGCTGCGTGCAGAAGTTCAGGTTTCCTACGACAGTATAGATAAGCAAACCATTTTAGATTACTGCTCAAATAACGATGCTGATTTTGCCATTGTATCCAAAGTCCGTTACTTCAAAGTTGGCTTTGGAAAATATGTGTTCTCTAATCAGGTGGTAGTAAGCATGAAACTTTTTGGGGCCGATGGAAATCTTGTGACAGAAACAGATCATGACACTTATCGTAAAAACATGCGTCTTCTAGGCTCTACAGTTAATTCGGTGAAAATTGGTACAGAAGGCGCCATCAAAGGTATTATTAAAAAACTAAGAAAACTTAAGCCCACAGAGGCAGAACTATAACATTTAAAAGTTCTAAATTCAATGTTAGACTGCTCTTCTACTGAGCATATTATTCTATTAAAGCATTGTCTATAAGCAATTTTACTTCATAAGTGAATCATCAATGATGCATATATTTTTCTTTTTTCCTTTAATTTGTCTTTGTTCAAAAGCCCAAAGATATTAGATGATACATTGATCTATATCTAACCGGCAAGGATTCTAACTTCAATAAAATTGCTTCTAATCTCACAAATTTCCTTACACTTAATTGGTTTTCAGTTAAATATTTTCACCAATAGATGAATAATTGAAAATTATTTACTATTTTAGTCTGACAATAAAATCTAAATTATATGAAAAATTTAAAGAAAATCAGTAGAGAATCAGCAAAGCAAATCAATGGAGGAGCTATTGCAAGATGCAGCAATACAAGACCATGCACAATAGGATGGTGTTGTGAGGGTGTTTGTAGTCCGTACATGTGTCCTATATTAGATTAGAAAATACAATTACATTTAGCATCTGTTTTTCAGATGCTTTTTTTATGACAGGATCAAAAAAAGCATAATTAACTGATTATCAATTAAATATTTTCACCAATAGATGGATAATTGAAAATTATTTACTATTTTAGTCTGACAATAAAATCTAAATTATATGAAAAATTTAAAGAAAATCAGTAGAGAATCAGCAAAGCAAATTAATGGCGGGAAGATTGACAAATGCAGTGACATCAATCCATGTTCTGTGGGATGGTGCTGCAATGGAATCTGTTCACCGTTCATTTGTCTGGAGTACTAACATTATTAAACTAACTATTTAAAACAAATCACATGAAAAATTTAAAGAAAATCAACAGGGAAGCACAAAAACAAATTCAAGGCAGCGGAATTATTAAAAGATGTACGGAACATTATCAATGTCCGGGTGGAGCATGCTGCCGAAATGTATGTGTTCTCAATCCTTGTGCAATGGAATAACCAGAAACTTTTAACGCCTATTTCCAGGCGTTTTTCATTCACACAAAACAATAAAAATCAAATATTTATTTCCAAATAATCATTTTCACCAACAAATGAATAATTGAAAAATATTTATTATTTTAGTATAACAATTAAATCTAAAAAACTATGAAAAATTTAAAGAAAATCAGTAGAGAAACTGCAAAGCAAATTAAGGGAGCGGGTCTTACAAGATGTACAGAGCACTCACAATGTATCTTCGGAATGTGCTGCAAAGGGGTTTGTATGGAATATATCTGTTTTGAAGAATAATTTGGAATTTTAATCTAAAAACAATTCTCATAAAAAATTCAAATCTTAAAAAGCTCAGCAGAAAGGAACAAAGAGCCATAAAAGTGAGCCTGTAAATGAAAAAATGCAGAAATACCTATCCTAAATGTGATTATGGAGAATGTTATATTGGAGGCATGTGCACTCCCTCTCCTATTTTAGAATGTGAACCTATTCTTGATTAAAAGGATATTTTTAAATTTAATTTTTAACATCCACCCCGGTGGGTGTTTTTTAATGCTGTTTTCCAAGTTTTAGACTTTAATAAATCCTTAAATTTCCCAGTTTATTACTCAGTCTTAAAAATTTGAATTATTTTTGCATATCCTAAAAATTTCACGTTTTGAATTCTAGAGACGAACTTATCTTCAACCCTGCCGATATTGCCGAAACTCTCAGCGAACTTCCAGCTGACGAGCGGCTGCTCGCATTCCTGAAGGTTCCGAAAGAGTACAAAGCAGAGGTTTTTTCTCATCTTGATCCGGATTTCCAGGAAGATACGATCAGAAGCATCGGAAGTGACGAGGTTTCAGAAATTCTGAACGCCATGACTCCTGATGACAGAACTGCCCTTTTTGAAGACTTTCCTGATGAACTGATTAAGTACTCCATCAATCATCTTAATCCACAGGAAAGGAGAATTGCCCTGAAGCTTCTGGGCTACAATTCTGATTCTATTGCCCGTCTGATGACGCCTTATTACATCCAGATCCGTAAGGAATGGAGCGTAAAACGATGTCTTCAACAGATCAAAAAGGTAGGAAAAAGAGTGGAAACCATGAACTACCTGTATGTAGTGGATGAAAGAAACCGCCTGATTGATGACCTTGCTATTGGTACATTATTATTAGAAGAGGAAGATACTTTGGTATCTGATATTACAGATAATCACTTTGTAGCGATTACTACCACAACATCAAAAGAAGATGCGGTAACCTATTTTGAAAAATATGACCGTGGTGCATTACCTATTATTACAGAAGCAGGAGTTTTAGTAGGAATTGTTACCATTGATGACATCCTTGACCAGATTGAACAACAAAATACCGAGGATATCCAGAAGTTCGGGGGATTGGAAGCATTAGATCTTCCCTATACTCAAACTTCCTGGACCGAAATGATTAAAAAAAGGGCAACCTGGTTAATCATCCTGTTTGTTTCTGAAATGCTGACTGCCTCTGCAATGGGATATTTCGATAAGGAAATTGAAAAAGCAGTAGTTCTTGCCTTATTTGTTCCTTTAATTATTTCCAGTGGAGGTAATTCAGGATCACAGGCTGCAACATTGATTATCCGTGCAATGGCCCTTCAGGAGATCAATCTTAAAGACTGGTGGTACGTTATGAGGAAGGAAATCATCTCCGGATTATGTCTGGGTGCTATTCTGGGACTTATCGGTTTTATCAGAATTATGCTGTGGCAGAAAGTTGGCCTTTTTGATTATGGCCAATATTGGGTATATGTAGGACTCAGTGTATCTGTTTCTTTGATTGCGATTGTGCTATGGGGAACTTTATCAGGTTCTATGATTCCGTTTGTTTTAAAGAAGCTAAAGCTAGACCCTGCAACATCTTCTGCTCCATTTGTAGCAACCTTAGTAGATGTTACCGGATTAATCATCTATTTTACAGTAGCTGGATTTTTCTTAACCGGAAAACTTTTGTAATTTTAGGCATCATCTAACATGCCAATATGAAAATCGTTTCACTTGTACCCTCTATTACAGAGGCATTATTCGACTTAGGCCTTACTGAAAATGAAATTATCGGGCGAACAAAATTCTGTATCCATCCCGAAGAAAGAGTAAAAAATGTTCCGGTTATTGGTGGAACAAAAAATATAAATATTGATAAAATCAAAGCTCTTCAACCTGACCTGATTCTTGCCAATAAAGAGGAAAACATTAAAGAACAGGTGGAAGCCTTAATGGATGACTTCAAGGTTACGGTAACCAATGTGGAAACCATTGAAGACAATTATTACCTGCTTAAAAACCTGGGAAAGCTTTTTGGAAAAGAAGAAAGAGCGCAGCTTTTCAATCTGAAAATCTACGAAATCCTCAATCAAACTAAACTTGACTCTCCGGTAAAAGCAGCTTACCTCATCTGGAAAAATCCGTATATGACTGTAGGTTCAGATACATTTATCCATAAAATACTGACTGAAATAGGTTTTGAAAATATTTTCAAAGATAAAACCCGATATCCGGAGATTACCCCTGAAGATCTGGAAAAAGCGGATGTGATCATGCTGTCTTCCGAACCCTTTCCATTTAAAGAAAAACATATTGAAGAACTACGGGCTTTTTATCCCGATAAAAAAATCATGATTGTAGATGGAGAGGCATTTTCCTGGTATGGAACGCATATTGCAAAATGTGAAAATTATTTTAAAGAACTGCTGGCTGAAATTCAAATGATGCAGCAAAGGATAAACTCTAAACATTAAACTTTAAACATTGAACTTTATATGTCTGGTACTGTTATATTATCTGAAGGAGCAGAATTTGATCAAGTAATACAGGAAGTTTCGAAATACATCCACCTTTATGTAATGCCATTTGGAAAGGAGGAGCGAACCCTTACACGCATCGATAAACGAGAAAATATGTATGGCGGAAACGGAACTGTGCATATGATACAAATGTTCGAGCAGAAAGAACTGGCTAATAACCGTTTGGCAGCCTATATGGTTTTATTAAATAAAGGGGATGAATCCGGGTTTCATACTCATTATGAAAGAAACGAAGAAGAATTATACGTTGTAGTGCATGGAACCGGAGAATATCGGGAAAGAACCGGGACAGAAGGACCGGTCCGTAAAAAAATACTTCAGAAAGGAGATATTACCGCTATCAGCTCTATCGGATAT of the Chryseobacterium capnotolerans genome contains:
- a CDS encoding polyribonucleotide nucleotidyltransferase codes for the protein MSIPQAFTETITLVDGREITIETGKLAKQADGSVVVKCGGTMLLATVVANKEANPGVDFLPLTVDYREKFYAGGRIPGNFFRREAKPSDDEVLTMRLVDRVLRPLFPEDFHAEVQVMISLISYDKEVMPEALAGLAASAAIAITDIPFNGPMSEARVVRIDGQLAVNPSYENLLKSDIDIMVGATKDSIVMVEGEMKEISEQEMLEAINFAHAEIKKQIEAQERLAEKVGKAFPKREYSHEDHDEEIREKVWKECYDKVYEVAKTPSNKEERGDKFKAIREEFLAQYAENEEELARVTPFVKVYYHDVEKEAMRQMILEDNIRLDGRDPQTIRPIWSEIDYLPGAHGSAIFTRGETQSLTAVTLGSVKDANMIDSVITQHDERFFLHYNFPPFSTGEARPLRGTSRREVGHGNLAQRALTAVIPAENPYTIRIVSDILESNGSSSMATVCAGTLALMDAGVQITKPVSGIAMGLITDTKSGKFTVLSDILGDEDHLGDMDFKVTGTADGITACQMDIKIQGLSMDIMEKALMQAKDGRLHILNKITETIAAPRTDVKPHAPKMVVMEIAKDFIGAVIGPGGKIIQQLQKDTDTVIAIEEIGEIGRIEIAGTDREKINAAIAKINEITFVPVVGEVYKGKVVKVMDFGAFVAIAKGTEGLLHISEIEWARLDKVPYAEGDEVEVKFMGYDDRKKMKLSRKVLLPRPPRPERPEGQGRPEGQGRPDGQRRPDGQRRPEGQRPQAEKPAEDQTPSTEA
- a CDS encoding MFS transporter, whose amino-acid sequence is MFYPAATFSYYPLFLGALFILGLGFTVLQITANAYVSLLGSEDSASSRLNMTQAFNAFGTTIAPVLGGHLIFELFSEPDGTFSAVATRIPYLIFAAILLLVGLLISRVKLPSFQMETEETVQGWGALKFNHLKFGVFAMFCYVGGEVAVGSFIISFLEETMKFNEAISKNYLSLYWGGAMIGRFLGAISLNHSISQAKKAIFMLGAAALVFLVIFSIVNLSFEQISFFLVFILLNFAAFFVGKAAPARTLSIFAAINVILLISTMVNHGEMAMYSVLGIGIFNSIMFSNIYTLAISGLGKYTSQGSSLVVMAILGGAIVPIFQGLLADQFGVQHSFIIPVFCYLIILIFGAYCTKYLGHVESAEAKSGH
- a CDS encoding DUF4260 domain-containing protein; the encoded protein is MKTQLKLEYAAFLILGVFAFAQTEYSWWWFSALFLAPDLSMLGYTINNKIGAFCYNLFHHFGVAIIVYLLGITLSLPYLQMIGAILLSHSAFDRILGYGLKYPDSFQNTHLGKIGKNKE
- the rpsO gene encoding 30S ribosomal protein S15, with amino-acid sequence MYLTTDKKQEIFAQHGKSAQDTGSAEGQIALFTFRINHLSQHLKANRHDFNTERSLVKLVGKRKSLLDYLKKKDIARYRAIIAALGLRK
- a CDS encoding pyruvate decarboxylase, translated to MRKFIFFTAVTTFLFIGFTSVKAQKNADDKIKKVLYFNPEVEPDIDEIKEPTNNAFFDVVSDNFSSRRNKMLRAEVQVSYDSIDKQTILDYCSNNDADFAIVSKVRYFKVGFGKYVFSNQVVVSMKLFGADGNLVTETDHDTYRKNMRLLGSTVNSVKIGTEGAIKGIIKKLRKLKPTEAEL
- a CDS encoding bacteriocin-like protein, with the protein product MKNLKKISRESAKQINGGAIARCSNTRPCTIGWCCEGVCSPYMCPILD
- a CDS encoding bacteriocin-like protein; translation: MKNLKKISRESAKQINGGKIDKCSDINPCSVGWCCNGICSPFICLEY
- a CDS encoding bacteriocin-like protein, encoding MKNLKKINREAQKQIQGSGIIKRCTEHYQCPGGACCRNVCVLNPCAME
- a CDS encoding bacteriocin-like protein, yielding MKNLKKISRETAKQIKGAGLTRCTEHSQCIFGMCCKGVCMEYICFEE
- the mgtE gene encoding magnesium transporter, yielding MNSRDELIFNPADIAETLSELPADERLLAFLKVPKEYKAEVFSHLDPDFQEDTIRSIGSDEVSEILNAMTPDDRTALFEDFPDELIKYSINHLNPQERRIALKLLGYNSDSIARLMTPYYIQIRKEWSVKRCLQQIKKVGKRVETMNYLYVVDERNRLIDDLAIGTLLLEEEDTLVSDITDNHFVAITTTTSKEDAVTYFEKYDRGALPIITEAGVLVGIVTIDDILDQIEQQNTEDIQKFGGLEALDLPYTQTSWTEMIKKRATWLIILFVSEMLTASAMGYFDKEIEKAVVLALFVPLIISSGGNSGSQAATLIIRAMALQEINLKDWWYVMRKEIISGLCLGAILGLIGFIRIMLWQKVGLFDYGQYWVYVGLSVSVSLIAIVLWGTLSGSMIPFVLKKLKLDPATSSAPFVATLVDVTGLIIYFTVAGFFLTGKLL
- a CDS encoding ABC transporter substrate-binding protein; translated protein: MKIVSLVPSITEALFDLGLTENEIIGRTKFCIHPEERVKNVPVIGGTKNINIDKIKALQPDLILANKEENIKEQVEALMDDFKVTVTNVETIEDNYYLLKNLGKLFGKEERAQLFNLKIYEILNQTKLDSPVKAAYLIWKNPYMTVGSDTFIHKILTEIGFENIFKDKTRYPEITPEDLEKADVIMLSSEPFPFKEKHIEELRAFYPDKKIMIVDGEAFSWYGTHIAKCENYFKELLAEIQMMQQRINSKH
- a CDS encoding cupin domain-containing protein; translated protein: MSGTVILSEGAEFDQVIQEVSKYIHLYVMPFGKEERTLTRIDKRENMYGGNGTVHMIQMFEQKELANNRLAAYMVLLNKGDESGFHTHYERNEEELYVVVHGTGEYRERTGTEGPVRKKILQKGDITAISSIGYHSIENTGNEPLIMFVITTNNP